Part of the Silurus meridionalis isolate SWU-2019-XX chromosome 29, ASM1480568v1, whole genome shotgun sequence genome, CTGTCTGAAccatttgctgtctgtctgaaccaaagcaATAAATTGCATCGtcttgtgttgaatcaaatctaaATCGGATCAAACTGCATCGAAAtgggggtgaatcgtatcgtatcacatcggtagctgcttcatatgtgtCTTAAATTCATCAACATGCGAATCTTatcggcctcagttatagaGAGGCACGttcttaacacacacatacagtacagaccaaaagtttggacacaccttctcattcaaagagttttctttattttcatgactatgaaaattgtagagtcacactgaaggcatcaagggctatttgaccaagaaggagagtgatggggtgctgtgccagatgacctggcctccacagtcaccggacctgaacccaatcgagatggtttaggggtgagctggaccgcagagtgaaggcaaaagggccaacaagtgccaagcatctctcggggaactccttcaagactgttggaagaccatttcaggtgactacctcttgaagctcatcaagagaatgccaagagtgtgcaaagcagtaatcaaagcaaaagtggctactttgaagaacctagaatatgacatttttcagttgtttcacacttttttgttatgtatataatataaaggtgtgttcaaacttttggtctgtactgtacatacaaacAGATCTTGCAGTTCCCTTAGAAATGAAGTAACAGACAAGTGGTTAGTGTTTTGCTAACCAGCTACTTTGCATCAACAGAGTCATAGCAATAGAACTCTCTCTTTACTCGGGTTTGATAGAATGCGTGGTCtggtaattaaaatgtttttaatgcattagaaatgaaaaaaagctttttatttaatgcatcaGAAATGAGCGGgtaaaatgtgttttgaattataatgaaaaaacaaagtgtttttttataatctttaaaACGGAATCACAGAGTAGGATTTTAAGATCAGATTTGATACTTGGCTGAGGACCTGCGgcggtgtgatggtgtgagattACCacaaaaaccacaacagtgaatAACGTATTGGCCCGTAGATGCATACGGGATCATAACTTTTTCTCAGCATTCAGTTTTCATGCTGCGCCACTATTCAAATATGGAGAACTTCAGAGTGTGGTACACGTCTCATGAAGAAGAACTGAGAAGGAAGCCATAATAAAGCTGAAAAACACTCCTAGTGAGCTAACTCTATATCATTTGACTTGCAAAATAGCTTTGAACCATTTGCATGAAGAGCTGCAAGCCGTGTGCATGAGGTCGGAGAAGTGCAACGTTGACGTTTGCCATCGTCTGTTCTGCAGTGATTAAGAATGTGCAGAAAATCTCAAGTGATTACGTTTTGAAGAAacgaataacattttaaatgactgCAGCTGCTACACCATTCGCTGCCACATTGCAACAGCGTGGCATCAGTTTCCAGCACAAGGCTCTTTCATAATCTCTCCGGACGACTGTGTTTGCCAAAATAGCTGCCTGATTTGATCCTTGCTGCATATTTATTTGACAGTACAAACATGTCGAATGTACAGTGGATTCAAAAAGCATTCAGACccttttgtttgtattgtgttgtaggCAGTGGTGagcagtaacaaagtaaatgtaattcgttactgtactgaAGTAGCTTTTTTCacttactgaagtatttccattttgggAGACTTTTATATTCACTTCTACATTTCTGGGtccaatatttttctttttactcaactcttcaattcaattcatttttatttgtatagcttttttaacaatgaacattgtctcaaagcagctttacacagataatgtggtgagtaaagtgaatatgttctttataagtaagtttgtccctgatgatcgagctggtggtgactgtggtgaaggaaaaactccctgagatggcataaggaagaaaacttgaaaggaaccagactccagagggaacccatcctcatctgcgttgcaccgaatgtccatttagtgcagataaacaatgttgcggggtgcagtgattaTGATCAGAAGCagactgtagtcctgagtcagtgtaggagactgttgacattaactacagtccaatccatcctcaaagcacccgttcttactccggaatttcatggaaccacccaaagcgctgatgagaaaccgtcccaagctgcacagagtggcctccagtcgaagagaacaccatccagaggcaggcctggacgaagtgggaagatccacggaggaaagaggggcaggaacagtggtcactacCTTTTGCTAAATCAattgttgctttttatttatgagaggATATAAACATAACAccctgttttgaacttgttctGATTACAGCTTAGTTTATCTACtaagcacaaacatacagttcagcctcagttcaacatcaagcagaacattttgagaggaataaataatagaagaaactcctgactcgaactcgccataACACTCTTTCACTTTAATTGCGTGATTTGACTCATTCATTTCATTcgattaatagattggtgtgctgagagtcacattcgagtcttttcacataaactgatttGATTCATCAAAGAGTCTTGACTgagatgtttgacatgacatacgtttaACAAACAGCGATGCTACaatgagtcgttcgaggtgtaaGAACATCATTGAAAAAATTATGAGAAGAAGACCtctccacatgatctcacttctgaacccaccctactcgccagatttggctcctgcagacttcgcctcttcctgaagatgaagatctagCTCAAAGGTCAcaattttgacaccattgcggagatccagtgcAGATCACAGAAGTGCTTGAGGGTGTTGATGGTATTACCCCCATCGGGTCTGGAAACTCCAGCAGGATTGTGACTGAGAGCTGTTGCGCTGCACCATTTCTCCACACCAGGCATTTATAGTAGAGTGGCAAGACAGATGTTTTTGTGTAATAAAAGACATATGAAAGCAAGAACTCTAGCAACAGAGACTTTTTTGGCAACAATtcttaattcttaagttctgtaaagctgctttgagataatgtctattgtgaaaagcgatatagaaataaacttgaagtTGAAATGTATTCTGGTCTGATGAAATCTCATTGGGTGAAGCTGGCAGCATAATGCTATTGGGGTGGTTCTCAGAGTCAGGAACAGTGAGACTGGCAACAATTAAAGGAGGATGAATGCagccaaacacagaaacatcaTCGAAAGAAACTTGCATGTAAACTCAAACTAGGGCAACAGTTTACATTTCAGCATGACAGTGGCTATaagcataaaacaaaaacagaactgAAGTAGATTCAATAAAATTTTTGAATGTACATAAGAAGCCAAAGtccagactgaaaaaaaaaacctgatcaaAAACCTCTGTGAAGAGAGCTGAAGAGCTCACCTGGCAGTTCAAAGATATTTGCCATGACAAAGCTTGAGAAGATCTACCATACTGTGATTTAATGCACCTCTCAGTCTCAGGGACAATATTTTGattcaacttcaacaaaagctgttTGGTAGAAGGTGAAATTGCctcttctgcagaataaatGAGCCGTGCTGAATAAACCTGCCAGACAAAATGTAATCGTGTTGgtgatttttaattaaaatataatagtgTATAAACTACatctattgaatcataaatgtagttgagcaaagaataaaagttgcttatatctttgatactcagtaaaactagacaGTAACCAAAAAATgacttaccgtaatttccagactataaagcgcacccatatataagccgcacccactgaattttacaaatatttttatttttaacataaataagccgcacctgtctataagctgtctacactaatgaactttacacaggctttactgaAAGACactgtctgttacacggtgtaacgggtgaaatatgttgcgcttcctttaggagcatagcggtattttgggaacagcacgtcactgcattctgccgctattactgcatgtgtgtgcgtgtgagaatgaggaatatgtcctaagtttttttgactaaccagtaacgctgttgccaagaataataaaaaagtacgagttttggaaacctgtctgtgcttatatgatttctgttgtaactggagttagcgagctctcccttcacccagactcaacgcgttacaacggcttgtatctaaacagtagcctaccaagaaagtcattgttcactgtcttcctccttcctttcacaactactgtatttctctgaggagtttatcttttggcatcatcgtgcgtttaaaaatcacctgatggaagtttttctcccgatgccgtgcagctcagaacacaggtgaggtgcgttttttcgtttccgttcggaaatttcattggtctaatgttatggggttcagttttatggcttgaagtttgtgaaaccggaaaaacccagaaaaaaatcataaattagccgcttcgttgtttaagccgcggggttcaaaacgtggggaaaaagtagcggcttatagtctgaaaaatacagtaagtacagtaacaaagtacatttactcaaatgctttacaccactgccCACAATACAATCACACATGCAACAAGTCCACAAGAAACCGCAGTACATTTGAAATATAGGCCTAATTGCTGTCTTTTTCTTGATCGTGGCAGTAGGCAATCTATAAACAACATTCTTTGTAACAACATACATATGTAACTCTGAGTAAgagggtttatatatatatatatatatatatatatatatatatatatatatatatatatatatatatatatatatatatatgattgctAATAGCTGTACCTGAGTAGCTGAGGATTATTCCACATTAACAGCATAAAGATCCATGacgttactgagcaactcaagaactataaGGACagatttagactgtaattaatatcaacaatcAGGTTCattggctcaggaccacagtttgcctGAACATTTTGGCATTTAAACACCCATCGCTGAACAttacaccttaacaatgatggaactgtaatgaatggacatttggtgcgacccagatgagaatggattcccttttaagtctggttcctctcaaggtttcttcctcatgccatctcagggtgtatgagggataaacttataggcactaaacctaTAAATTCAAACTTAATAACatctttatttctgtgaagctgatttgggacaatgtcccgtgttaaaaacactatacaaataaaactgaattgaaatttGCTGCACATTCAATGACAATTTGTCAGCAGTGTCTACGATATAacataagtaataataataataatcatcataatcatcataattAGCCAATAGGGCTAGGAAAATTAGCCACtctggcatatttacagtaTCATACTGTTGATCAATGAGCATTGTCcctatcaaataaataaaaataaataaaagtatggtATAGGACAGAGCATTCACTATGCAAAAACTGTTTATGGCAACTGTAGTCATGAGGTATTGTGTTGGTTATATTAATTACAGGCCAAATTCATCCGCGTCATTCTTGaattgctcagtaacttcatggatctttagactgttcatgTTAAACCATTTTCATCAGCAGCACCAGAGAACCCCATCCAAAGTCAGGGGATGAATCTAGAAGGTCCGGGAAGAAGAAATGGACAGAATCACTGGTACTAGAGTACCAATCAGTGTAAATTTGCACTTTTATTCCACACTAGCGCTTTCACTGGGTTCAGTCTTCCTgccatgcacatgcacatgcacatgcacaggCTTTACTGCtacatttgcacatttctttgcACTTGTCCATCCTTCTGCTTACTGCTCAAAGtccatttacaataaaaatgatgTTGATGAAAACAGCcactttttaatgctttataaaCACAATGTGCATGCAAATACAGACtgctttccttttttaaataattaatactgGTTGGTGCACAAGAAAAACGCACGCAGGCCTCGCGCGCACACTGTTAAACACGCACACGTCTTTCCACGTGAAACAAGAGCGCCCTGAGCCATACTCGTTCGTGGGATGATATGGGCGAGTCCACAATCTCAAACTGGCAGGGGGGTGTCTGGAAATTAGTAAACCCCCTCATTAAGGCGACGTATTCCATTCTAATGAAATACATTCGTGCAGGaattataatacttttaaaacTAATTGTATATGAGAATGTCTGTAAATATTGGTGCGTTTTCTGGAATAAATTCGAACGACTAATACAGGAGTCCACCCTATGTTTTTGTTGCTCAGTGTAAGCGCCTAGCCCGGCTTGTCCCTCTTTTGTCCGGCAGCGACTGTAGGCCGTAGTAGTCATGGCTGGTTGAGGATAAATGTTAATTGTAAGTCTTTTTGACGTTGACTGTTTGCTTTATGaggattaattaaaaatacGGAATAAATGTaaccgttttttttcttttttgcttttaacaCCTGAAGCCACATACAGCTTGCAGTCAAAGCCTGAGCTAGCTGGCTTACTAGCTATGCTAGCTAACCGGCTAACGTAGCTAAAGCTTAGCTAGCAAGGGGGGGTGGGAGCGCGCGTTCACGGAAAGAGTTCAACGCGGAGGGGGGGCGCGCGCAGGGGAGCTGGAGCGCGCATGCTGGCTGGCTGGCGGGCGTTCTGGGGGTGGGGGGGAGATGTTTCCATGTCGTGCGGGCGTGTAGCGTGTGTGCAGCTGCGTTCGCGTCGCATCATGACCGGGACAAGGCTGCTGGTGCTAGCCCGTTAGCGGCACATCTGTAAGTGATCACGGGAGGCAGGGAGGGAAACgggggaaggaaggaaggaaggagggagggggATCCATTCAGTACTCATCCAGTACCCATCACCAGCTTGATAATACGGTTGATCGTGGTCCCGTTTTCGTTCCAGAACTTCCCCTCGTCTATAGGGAATAATGTGTCCCCCTGGTAAACCCAGACCCTCTGGCTGATCAGTATTGTGTGCAGCGATCTTAGGTGTCCCGTACGTTGTAGTCCTATCCTGCGGTTCCTCGGACGTGAGGACATCCGTCACTTCCtcctttttccccttttttctttctttttttttttttttttgtacgtgAACGGTGACATGGCTGTTCGCCGCCTATCATTTTAATGGCTGCCGAATCGGGGAGACTGCAGGCGGGACAAGGTCAAGGGAAGCGTGGCAAAGGTAGGCAAACGGCCATATGCGAATCTCTGTGCCCGAGCGGAGTCTCCAACTCAAATCTGCCCCTTTTCCCACCCTTGTGTGTACACTGACTGGCCCCGTATACCCCCCCATGGGctccctgtctctgtctctttctttctctctttctttctgtctctcaatGGGAAGCTGCTTGTATGTCAGCGTGTCTGTTCAATGGTCTCTACCTCCGTCCACTCATACCATCTCCACTCGAGTCTCTTCCGCCTtcagccctctctctctcaccggGCTTAAATATTGGGGCATGAGCACGCAGGTGTGGTGTGGAACCCGGTTTGCATTTGCTTCCCTGCATTTGTAAAACGTCCTCCGTCTACTATGAGGCGTAGTGATGCTTTCAGTGTCTCAAACTTGAGTGCAGAGTGGCAATGGAAGTGCTGTTTACACCCGGATTCAGACTGGAGCGAACATGCACACATGCTATAAAGTTCATAGCAAATTCTAataagcaaaacaagtaaaccCACAAAGCTGCAATATTCTCACAGGCccataaatcaataaatgtttcaattttttttatatcttctcCCCATCTTTGCTTGTGTTTTAGGTTCCCAGATGAAAAgcccagagaaaaaaaagaggaagtccaGCACTCAGGTGAAATAACTTTCTAGAAACCTTTCCTTACAGACATTGATGGACATATGTTGCAGTGTGCACTAGGACAGAGTCTGTGCTTCGATCCTGAGCTCAGAATTTTGTCTATATGGAGTCTTGCATGTTTTACTTACTACCTAGATAAAGAGAGATGTGGATCGGCTAATATAAATTGCCCCTGGAtgattgtgtgtgcgtgcatgcatgATGCATCAAGTGTTCTCAGTATAGGCTCCAGACATATCTGACCAAGACAAATAgtccctgaccaggataaaacgATTACTGAAGAGTAAATTTTTCGATTTCGATTCAGTGCATTATAACCAATACAAGAAATGTGGTCATGATTGTTTATTATGCAGAATAATAATCATTTCAAATTCAGATTTAAAGTCAcagctttgtgtttatttgggcatttcatattttcatttttttctcttgcatGCAGGGGGCGAACTTCTCCCACCTCTCTGAGTTTGCACCTCCTCCAACTCCTATGGTAGACCATCTTGTGGCCTCAAACCCATTTGACGATGACTTTGGCCAACCATCACGTCCCGCTGGAGCTGGGGGTCCGGGAAGCACACCTTTTATGCCAAGCCCAGGGGCTGGTGGGGGAGGTGGGGGCTATGGAGGACCAGGTAGAATGGGAGGGGGCATGACCTACATGGGTGGCCCTGGAGGACCAGGTGGTGGACAGCCTGGACGCAGACCCCCTTTTGGACCCCCACCACCTAACACAGGACCACATCACCCAATTGGATTTGGAGGAATGCCTGGATTTggagctggaggaggaggaggtagTGGTGGAGGTGGCTTTCCTCCAGGTGGACCCTCACAATTTAACATGCCACCTAACTTTAGCCCTCCTATGCACCCGGGGCAAGGTTTTAACCCTATACTGTCACCTAGTGGAATGGGTGGTGGTCCTGGAGGTGGCGGTCCTCCTCACCCACGCTTTGGGATGCAGCAGCCTCAGCATGGACAGGGTGGACATCCTTTCAATAGTCCTCCAATGCCTGTAGGCCCTCGTGGTCCTCCCCATGGCCCGATGAATCCAATGGGTGGCATGCCAACTGGAATGAATATGATGGGTGGAATGGGGGGTGGAATGGGTGGAGGTAATATGGTAGGTGGCCACACAGGGTTGCCTCCCCAGGGACCATTTCCTCCCTCACAAGATGGCCCTTATCCTGGGCCAGGCACTCCTGGTAGTGAAGAAGGCAAAAACTTTGTCGGTGGACCAAGCGGTGGTCCACAAGGTCCACCTCAACAGCCGCCAAACCTCAATCCCTCTGGTCCTCCATCTAACAATGCCACACCAGGTCCATCCCCAGCTTCTGGACCCCAAC contains:
- the pygo2 gene encoding pygopus homolog 2 isoform X1, which translates into the protein MAAESGRLQAGQGQGKRGKGSQMKSPEKKKRKSSTQGANFSHLSEFAPPPTPMVDHLVASNPFDDDFGQPSRPAGAGGPGSTPFMPSPGAGGGGGGYGGPGRMGGGMTYMGGPGGPGGGQPGRRPPFGPPPPNTGPHHPIGFGGMPGFGAGGGGGSGGGGFPPGGPSQFNMPPNFSPPMHPGQGFNPILSPSGMGGGPGGGGPPHPRFGMQQPQHGQGGHPFNSPPMPVGPRGPPHGPMNPMGGMPTGMNMMGGMGGGMGGGNMVGGHTGLPPQGPFPPSQDGPYPGPGTPGSEEGKNFVGGPSGGPQGPPQQPPNLNPSGPPSNNATPGPSPASGPQQAGGGFPGHPDVQQSTPNTPGQPSSVPPPPNPNSSPTGPLNGPQPQQVPPNQHTPVNSASGPAPNTPSSQQQPTPPNSNPGSAPYNQQNSAPGGGPMANQPSNPNQNNLNNTGASNPNPPSNSASTPNTQSPLPTGQAPPSVGPGSGPPKLGSGMVFHCGFCLLEVHDDQEAILCEASCQRWFHRDCTGLTEPAYGLLTRESAAVWACDFCLKTKEIQAVYVRQSLGQLVAANEG
- the pygo2 gene encoding pygopus homolog 2 isoform X2 produces the protein MKSPEKKKRKSSTQGANFSHLSEFAPPPTPMVDHLVASNPFDDDFGQPSRPAGAGGPGSTPFMPSPGAGGGGGGYGGPGRMGGGMTYMGGPGGPGGGQPGRRPPFGPPPPNTGPHHPIGFGGMPGFGAGGGGGSGGGGFPPGGPSQFNMPPNFSPPMHPGQGFNPILSPSGMGGGPGGGGPPHPRFGMQQPQHGQGGHPFNSPPMPVGPRGPPHGPMNPMGGMPTGMNMMGGMGGGMGGGNMVGGHTGLPPQGPFPPSQDGPYPGPGTPGSEEGKNFVGGPSGGPQGPPQQPPNLNPSGPPSNNATPGPSPASGPQQAGGGFPGHPDVQQSTPNTPGQPSSVPPPPNPNSSPTGPLNGPQPQQVPPNQHTPVNSASGPAPNTPSSQQQPTPPNSNPGSAPYNQQNSAPGGGPMANQPSNPNQNNLNNTGASNPNPPSNSASTPNTQSPLPTGQAPPSVGPGSGPPKLGSGMVFHCGFCLLEVHDDQEAILCEASCQRWFHRDCTGLTEPAYGLLTRESAAVWACDFCLKTKEIQAVYVRQSLGQLVAANEG